One Aegilops tauschii subsp. strangulata cultivar AL8/78 chromosome 7, Aet v6.0, whole genome shotgun sequence genomic window carries:
- the LOC141026931 gene encoding uncharacterized protein codes for MAIQSEMPQPELQFKERSLDLDLVKQMDEEFEDQDFSDGAVGEGEPALDRTEEHQPVITSRLSVKRVVEMVAKFDEYKRWLVTEIGFGAILKIPMLVKLDLRMSAWVMRKVNARCRVIVIDNDNMVGFTAEDFHKVFGIPCGNRDVGGRDAQISQSTINFIKQSIGMDSTVTHNLKAAESVLSRDISEDSSKIEKDCFQIAFAIFVMGYLIAPCTKHDTMMIDFWGALANPELIPQFNWCEYAMQKLMSAVVKLQNDYQSKAATVHMFACHLFFQFFLLDNIDLGLFNMPPSELPRVQCFEQKRFRQMILMVYGMKHGKWGYVPGGVRPAELVMYTRPDMTRQGRIDSHASSGSVKQSVPRVPDRVDQRTLDLGVHATTAPADSLGDVRSAYHSLGPRDFANHLRRTCYGDPVLEELSLMLKQQNAKCMLSMSLLRSRMQSDMLSFADRIVLLVRDRCRCCQARGLSKCVTLDGSSKCSDDAQAMHSRVIPMVARRLEMSDDEGAVGGSSTKAHFERNSVKKPRVDSCDVRDLKLGSSQQPNDAPVYDNPVAEERQMEEKNVVLDRIILYARVITDTVNCLYDIGEGEPNVVYFGTMVATLPKRKYATSASFARNPWVSGCLAQRPPIPLVDKFYNWVSGNNDFDLDSMWIEHKTPRMLWVNVVCVQQQLIGGHPLDHEVAVLAIRRFNQLDVGAHAVNQYMLWREVLEPDFSTHALAGEKVVHIKAIQLQISQALHDVTACQKFFVPAILDHGWEAYMWDMIRKEIHILDPLCAQIVGAEQRHTTHHEVVSQIHNVLFSCLNEFFAKWHCTPDRWNRKFPNITREVFTRDESGICMLNAIRQYDGEKMMWPLTKKNLATFRKTTIFELFRLRDEQGNIVGDDVLRAALEGGEG; via the exons ATGGCTATCCAGTCAGAGATGCCACAGCCGGAGCTTCAGTTCAAAGAAAGGTCGCTGGATCTGGATCTCGTGAAGCAG ATGGACGAAGAGTTTGAGGACCAAGATTTTTCTGATGGAGCGGTGGGTGAGGGAGAGCCTGCACTTGATCGGACTGAAGAACATCAGCCAGTTATTACTTCTCGGTTGTCAGTTAAGCGTGTTGTAGAGATGGTCGCAAAGTTTGACGAATACAAGAGATGGCTTGTAACCGAAATTGGTTTTGGTGCAATCCTGAAGATCCCAATGCTTGTCAAGTTGGATCTGAGGATGAGTGCTTGggttatgaggaaggtaaatgctCGGTGTCGTGTAATCGTCATTGATAATGACAATATGGTTGGTTTCACAGCAGAAGATTTCCACAAGGTTTTTGGCATCCCATGCGGGAATCGAGATGTGGGTGGCAGGGATGCACAAATTTCTCAGTCTAcaatcaatttcatcaagcagtcAATTGGGATGGATAGTACAGTTACTCATAATCTGAAGGCGGCTGAAAGTGTTTTAAGTAGAGATATTTCAGAGGATTCGAGTAAAATTGAAAAGGATTGTTTTCAAATTGCATTCGCCATCTTTGTCATGGGCTATTTGATAGCACCGTGTACCAAGCATGACACCATGATGATTGATTTCTGGGGTGCTCTGGCCAATCCGGAATTGATCCCGCAGTTCAATTGGTGTGAGTATGCTATGCAGAAATTGATGTCAGCTGTTGTGAAGTTGCAGAATGATTATCAAAGCAAAGCGGCAACGGTTCATATGTTTGCGTGCCACCTTTTTTTCCAG TTTTTCTTGCTGGACAACATTGACCTTGGATTGTTCAATATGCCGCCATCTGAATTGCCCCGCGTGCAGTGTTTTGAACAGAAAAGGTTTCGACAGATGATCCTAATGGTTTATGGCATGAAGCATGGGAAGTGGGGTTATGTCCCTGGAGGG GTGCGGCCTGCGGAGCTAGTTATGTACACGCGGCCAGACATGACGCGCCAAGGACGCATTGACTCCCATGCATCATCAGGTTCAGTGAAACAATCAGTTCCAAGGGTGCCTGATAGAGTGGACCAACGGACTTTGGATTTGGGTGTGCATGCAACGACGGCACCAGCTGACTCTTTGGGTGATGTGAGGTCGGCATACCATTCACTTGGGCCAAGGGATTTTGCAAATCATTTGCGCCGGACTTGCTATGGCGATCCG GTCCTTGAAGAGCTGAGCCTGATGCTGAAGCAGCAGAATGCAAAGTGCATGCTGAGCATGTCGTTGCTGCGGAGTAGGATGCAGTCTGACATGCTTAGCTTTGCTGATAGAATTGTATTACTTGTGCGGGATCGTTGTAGGTGCTGTCAAGCGCGCGGGCTGTCAAAGTGTGTCACACTGGATGGATCTTCCAAGTGCTCTGATG ATGCTCAGGCCATGCATTCAAGGGTGATCCCGATGGTTGCTCGGCGGCTCGAAATGTCGGATGATGAAGGTGCCGTAG GTGGTAGTTCAACCAAGGCCCATTTTGAACGTAATTCAGTGAAGAAGCCTCGGGTTGATTCTTGTGATGTGCGAG ATCTGAAGTTGGGGTCATCACAGCAGCCAAATGACGCCCCTGTGTATGATAACCCAGTTGCTGAGGAACGACAAATGGAAGAGAAGAATGTAGTATTAGACAGGATTATTCTATATGCTCGAGTAATTACGGACACGGTTAACTGTCTGTATGACATTGGAGAGGGCGAGCCCAATGTTGTTTATTTTGGGACCATGGTAGCTACGTTGCCGAAGAGGAAGTATGCTACCTCTGCAAGCTTTGCACGCAACCCATGGGTGAGTGGGTGTCTAGCTCAGCGCCCACCAATCCCCTTGGTGGATAAGTTCTATAACTGGGTATCTGGAAACAACGATTTTGACCTTGACAG CATGTGGATTGAGCATAAAACTCCGCGGATGCTTTGGGTAAATGTTGTGTGTGTTCAGCAACAATTAATTGGGGGACATCCTCTTGACCATGAGGTAGCTGTGCTTGCAATCAGGAGGTTTAATCAGCTTGATGTTGGTGCACACGCTGTGAACCAGTATATGCTATGGAGGGAAGTACTTGAACCAGATTTCTCG ACGCATGCTCTTGCCGGGGAGAAAGTTGTGCATATAAAAGCTATTCAGTTGCAAATTTCGCAGGCTCTTCATGATGTCACGGCATGTCAGAAG TTCTTTGTGCCAGCCATTCTTGACCATGGTTGGGAAGCATACATGTGGGATATGATTAGGAAGGAGATTCACATACTGGATCCTTTGTGTGCTCAAATAGTGGGAGCAGAGCAGCGACATACAACCCATCACGAGGTGGTGTCACAGATTCACAATGTGCTATTTAGTTGCCTTAACGAGTTCTTTGCAAAATGGCACTGCACACCTGACAGATGGAACCGGAAGTTCCCAAACATAACCCGGGAAGTTTTTACAAG GGATGAGTCTGGTATCTGCATGCTGAATGCGATCAGGCAGTACGACGGTGAAAAGATGATGTGGCCTCTGACGAAG AAAAATTTGGCCACTTTCCGAAAGACAACTATTTTTGAGCTTTTCCGTCTGCGAGATGAGCAGGGGAATATTGTGGGTGATGATGTCTTGCGTGCTGCTCTGGAAGGAGGCGAGGGATGA